The Deinococcus aquaedulcis genome includes a region encoding these proteins:
- a CDS encoding helix-turn-helix transcriptional regulator — protein MPDADPLPEAPPRRARREAKTWDKAKRLVRVQDLLKTRPYSTAELARKLEVGQRSIQRDMEVLEAMQVGLQKDERGMYFIHLKADLPRPAETLAAYAALRLAHHHAPALANHYRQALNYLSRALPDHIRNTLNASVRDTGAAQFAERQMERVAEAWVDRRVLTFDYQRPNGLLERGNELCVYFIEISRTNLAPYVIGLERRHRDKIRTFKLSRMQNLELHAHDTYDFDPHFEPTAFLSDAWGVIGGGESIKVLVRFAPEAAYRVLEGGFPHAREVGRDRFVDMEFTAGTDAKGFPLELMPFLLSWGPRAEVLSPPHVRAHWLQELRETLRRYDSGERER, from the coding sequence ATGCCTGACGCTGACCCACTGCCAGAAGCGCCCCCCCGCCGCGCCCGCCGGGAAGCCAAGACCTGGGACAAGGCGAAGCGGCTGGTGCGGGTGCAGGACTTGCTCAAGACCCGCCCCTACAGCACCGCCGAACTGGCCCGCAAGCTGGAGGTGGGGCAACGCAGCATTCAGCGCGATATGGAAGTGCTGGAAGCCATGCAGGTAGGGCTGCAAAAAGACGAGCGGGGAATGTACTTCATCCACCTGAAGGCCGACCTGCCGCGCCCGGCGGAAACATTGGCGGCCTACGCCGCACTGCGCCTGGCGCACCACCACGCGCCGGCCCTGGCCAACCACTACCGTCAGGCCCTGAACTACCTGTCGCGTGCCCTGCCCGACCACATTCGGAACACCCTGAATGCCAGCGTGCGCGACACGGGCGCGGCGCAGTTTGCCGAGCGGCAGATGGAGCGGGTGGCCGAGGCCTGGGTGGACCGGCGGGTGCTGACCTTCGACTATCAGCGGCCCAACGGCCTGCTGGAACGCGGCAACGAGCTGTGCGTGTATTTCATCGAGATCAGCCGAACAAATCTGGCGCCGTACGTCATTGGTTTAGAGCGCCGTCACCGGGACAAGATCCGTACCTTCAAACTGTCGCGCATGCAGAATCTGGAGTTGCACGCCCACGACACTTACGATTTTGACCCGCACTTTGAGCCCACGGCCTTTCTGAGCGACGCCTGGGGCGTGATTGGCGGGGGCGAGAGCATTAAAGTGCTCGTCCGCTTTGCCCCCGAAGCCGCTTACCGCGTGCTGGAAGGCGGTTTTCCCCATGCCCGGGAGGTAGGCCGCGACCGATTCGTGGACATGGAATTCACCGCCGGCACCGACGCCAAAGGTTTTCCCCTGGAACTGATGCCTTTTTTGCTGAGCTGGGGCCCACGCGCCGAAGTGCTGTCTCCCCCGCACGTACGCGCCCACTGGCTCCAGGAACTGCGCGAAACGCTCCGACGCTACGACTCGGGAGAAAGAGAACGGTAG